From Gordonia sp. KTR9:
GAAGCCATCAAGCTGGTACCGATCGGATTGGACATCGGGTCGGTAGGAGTCCAGTCGGTGCTCGGTGGGCTCCTGGGTCGGCCGGTCGAGAAGACCGGGACCAGCGCCGTGAGCGGGGACCTGCTCAACATGACGTCCAAGCTTGCTCAGAGCGTAGGCGGCGTGCAGAACATGGAGGACCTCGGCCAGTTGGCTACCGACGCCGTCGATTTCAGCTCCTTCATCGCGAGCAACGTACACACAAGCGCCTACACGTCGAAGGACCTCGTCGGGAACCTGAACTCTGTGGAATACATGGCCAAGTACCTGATCGTTCAGCTCGGCGGCGGCCAGGCTGAGACGACTGAGACGACTGAGGCCACCGATCCCGGCGAACGATGACCACTCGTTGATTGAGGCCGCGCAGAAAAAGAATCCCGCCCCGCTCAAATATCCTGAGCGGGGCGGGATTCTGCTTGTCCGAGCTGAACTGGTTCAGAACGGAGGCTCGTCATTGTGGCCGCCGAACGAACTGCTGGCGGGTGCGCTGCCCCAGGGATCGTCGGCGACCTGCTGGTTCGAGTTCCCGCCGCCGCGGCTACCGCCGGCGCCACCGGACCCGAATCCGCCGCCACCACCGCCACCGCGCGAGGCGCGGTTGACCTTGGCGGTGGCATACCGCAGTGAGGGGCCGATCTCGTCGACCTCGAGTTCCACGACCGTGCGTCGTTCGCCCTCTTTGGTTTCGTAGGACCGCTGCTTGAGCCGTCCCTGCACGATCACCCGGGATCCCTTCGTCAGGCTCTCGGTCACGTTCTCCGCGGCGTCGCGCCAGATGTTGCAGCGGAGGAACAGCGCTTCGCCGTCCTTCCACTCATTGGTCTGGCGGTCGAAGGTGCGCGGAGTGGAAGCCACCGTGAAGTTGGCAACCGCTGCGCCGGACGGCGTGAACCGCAGTTCCGGGTCGGCGGTCAGATTGCCGATGACGGTGATGACGGTATCGCCTGCCATGCGTATCTCCTGAGTTATAAGTCGCGACTGTGGCTCGATCGTAGCTGGCGCGTAGCGGGTCGCCGTGTACCCGCTCCGTGAGATCGGGGATGAGCGCGCCATCACGTCGATAATCCGCAAGACAAACAGCCTGATCGGGTCGATCAGGAGCTCGCCCAGTTGAGAAGCCCGGAGGAAGATCAGGGCCTTTCAATACCAGTATCGCGCCGGGGAGACTACAGCTCGTCGATGAAGCGAGGGGCGACTTCACGAAAGGCTCGATAGTCGGAGTTGGCGACGGCGATGACTTTGTGGGCCTGATCCGACAGGAGAGTGGCCACCCGCTCGGACCCTTCCATGCTCGTGAACAGGCCCCAGCCCTCAGCAGTCGCAGGGATCGACGGTTCCGTGCCGGCCTGGAAGTCGTGAAGGATCTGGGCGAACGCGCCGCGAGGCTCGGTGTCCATTGCCCCAAAGCGGCTGTGTTTGCCCATGATTCGGAACATCTGCTTGATCTCGTTGTGGATCAGTGTGTTGGACATTGCCTGCCTTTCAGTTAGGTGAGGTCGGGGTTGGTATCGGAATGTGGGGGATGGCGTAGATGGGCCACAACCGACATCGCATGAGCCACCGCAGCCTCTGAACCGTGGCTGGTCGGGGAGTAGTAGTTCAGTTCAAGGCCGTCCGGGCCGTACTGCTGTGACGGACCCACACCATGCGGGTAGTCGTGGGGATAGAGATACCCGCGACCGTGCCCCAGGGCCTGGGCACCCGGATAGTGGGCGTCACGAAGATGAGCGGGGACCGGCCCAGTGCGGCCGGCCTCAACGTCGGCCATAGCTGCATCGATCGCAGCAATCACTGAGTTCGATTTGCGGGCGGTGCTGAGGTGGATGACGGCCTGGGCCAGATTAATTCGTGCCTCTGGTAGGCCGATCGTTGCGACCGCATAACTCGCAGCGTGGGCGACCATGATGGCGGTGGGGTCAGCCATCCCGACGTCCTCGGAGGCGTGGATGAGAATTCGCCGGGCGATGAAACGAGGGTCCTCGCCGGAGGCGATCAGCCGAGCCAGCCAGTGCAACGCGGCGTCGGGATCCGAGCCACGCATAGCCTTGATCAGCGCAGAGACGATGTCGTAGTGCTGATCGCCGCCGCGGTCGTAGCGCAGTAGCGCCGCGGGCGCGATGCTCTCGACGTCGCCGGCGCACAGCGATCGGCGACTGTCGGCGCGCGCAGCCGCGGCGGCGAGCTCGAGGACGGTCAGGGCTTGCCGGGCGTCTCCGGGGGAGAGTCCGGCGATGAGGAGGGCCAGGTCGTCGGGAAGCTCGACCGACGAATTGAGGCCCCGCGGGCTGTCGACGGCCGCGGTCAAGATGGACACGATGCTCGTCTGCGATAGCGGTTTCAGGCGCAGCAAGATCGCCCTGCTACGCAGAGCCGGGTTCACAGAGAAGCTGGGATTTTCAGTGGTCGCGCCGATCAACGACACTGTGCCTGACTCCACCGCCGGCAGGAGAATATCCTGCTGGGCTTTCGAGAACCGGTGGATCTCGTCGATGAAGAGCACGGTACTCACAGGCGGATCTGCGGCCAGGCCTGCCTGGGCTTCGGTAACAGCAGACCGAACTTCTTTGACGCCTGCGCTTGTCGCCGAGAGCTCGACGAAGCGGCTCTCGGTGTTCTCCGCGATGATGCGGGCTGTGCTCGTCTTACCGGTCGCCGGCGGCGCCCACAAAAGAACAGAGGGTGCGGCGATTGATCCTGAGATGAGTTGCTGCAATGGCGAACCCGGCGTGGTCAGATGGTCTTGCCCGACCAGATCGTCGAGTGTTTTGGGTCGCATCCGTGCAGCGAGCGGTTCGTGATTCGTCACGGTGAAGGGCTTTCGGTAGGGCGCGACGTCGATGTCTACCTCTGGTGTCCTGCGGCGGCGGGTATGCGCTCGATTGCCATCTCAGGTTCGGTTGTGGAGAAGGCCTCGATGGCGCGACGGATCAGAGCGTTGATGTAATCGACGACGGCTGTCAGTACAACGGCCACGCCGAGAGCAGCGGTGTCTGGAGCAAGGGGGAGATCGCGGACATCGTTGATCCCAGAATCCATGATCAACGGTGCTCGGCCGAGCATCACCGACAGCGACAGATGGTTGTCGTTGGTGATGTCGCCGTCCTCGTCGCAATGGAAGTCGGCGAAGATGTAGACCATCGTCGACGGAGACTCGGCGAGCTGCAGCACTCGGCTGTGAGCCGGGGCGTGCAGGCTCTCGATGAGTTCGCGGACCAGAGCCATCAGCGCTGGCTGGTTGGCCGACACCGTGTGGTCCAGGGTGCGGAATCGTTGATCCAGTTCGATCCACTGGGGAGTTGCGAGGGGTTGTCTCGCATCAAGATTCAGCGTGATGTGGTGCATAGAGGGAGTTCTTTCTCGGGTCTGGAGGTGCGCGGACGGACTACGCGTGGTCCTCGATCGTTCAGAAGGGTGGAGAGCACCACCCCTCAGTGCGGCAACGCGGCTGAGGGGTGGGCTGCTGAAGGGTTGCACGTCACAGTGCGGCCTGGCCGTTGTCGGTAGTGCCTGGGGTTGGAGTGCGGACCGCGAGGTCAGAACGGCGGTTCTTCTCCAGAGATGTCCGCGCGGGCGGCGGCCATAGAGTTGTGAGACTGAACGATCTCATCGATGCGCTCCTCACGGGTTAAGGAGTTCCACCAGTCGACATGCTCGCAGTTGTCGCTGAAGCTTTCACAGGCATCGCAGTTCACACCAAGTATCTCGAGGGAGTACGAGATGCCGCCGGCGCCTTCTCGGATGGAGGTGCAAGAACAGCGCGACGGTTGCCATTCCTCGTGTGACTTATCAGCCAGAAGGGCTTCGGGTACGTCGGCTGCGGTGATGAAAGCAGAAGGGTCGAGGGTCATGAAACGTCGCCTCTCTCAGGTAGTGGGCTTCGTGGCATGGAGCCGATCCGGGCGGTCAGCAGGGAGCGTGTGTGCAGCGCGAGGACACGGCGATGAGTCGAAATTGGAGGCAGCACAATGGCACACACAATCAGTCGTTGTCGACGCAGCCTTCGCAGCCGTCGAGGCCGTGCTCGCTCGCTCTGCAGTCCCCACACACCTCACCGACGTAGACGTGGGGGTCGTCGGGGTAATGGGCCGCCAGGGTCGCAAGTGCTTCGTCGCGGGACCACATGTCCTGCTCGAGGATGCCTTCGTCGTTGAAGACTCCGTACTCGGTTGCGGACACGTCAGCAGACCTCGTCTGCGGCGTTCTGCCAGAACTCGATGGCGGCCTCGTCTTGATCGACGAAACTGGGTGCGCTCCAGTCGTTTCGATCTGCGCAGCGATGTCTGTGATGTCCATGTCAGTTCTCTCCCTCGGTCCAGCCGACGACGTCCATGTCCTCGCCGGTGTCGGGGTCGATGAGACTGCCCGAGTCGACGACGTCATTCCAGTGCTGGGTGTGTTGCTCGCCGCGTCCGTCGATGTACACGAGCCACATGTCAGATGTGTTCACTTTGGCCTCCAGTCGTGGCCGCCGGCCTTCGCCGATGCGGACCGAAGTTTGTCGTTTCTGCTGCAGGGACGGAGATCCCAGATGCTGTGGCACCCGCAAGCAGGCGTTTGACGTGACTACTTGCGAGCCTCGATGTGGTATCCGGCCGAGCGCATGATGTCTGCGATGGTCTCGAGGGTGTCCGGTGTCCAGATCACCCCATCCATGAGGTCTTGAATCGCCAGTAGTGCATCCGTCGCGTCCATGTATGTCCTCGCGATTGTGTTGTGGGAGGGAGGTATTCGAGTGGCCGGTCAGTCTGCGATCAGAGCAATGACGGTTGCGATCGGCCAGGTGCGAAGGCTTTTGTGTTCGTCAGCGAACTGAACGACCTGATCGGTGACGCCGACGACGACACCTGAGATCGCTGTGATTGGGCGCTGGTGGGCAGCGAAGATCGTCGCTGTCGTCGCCCCGTTGCCGTCGGCAAGGCGAGATCGAATCAACTCAGCGATGCGTTCAGGGTTCCGGTGTCCGTTCACGGCCTTCGAGATGGGCGCCGTCGACGAGACGATGCGGTCGACGGCCTCATCGACCGAGATCGCGGTGATCGAGAGCGGCCCGAACGCGGGGGTGGCGTCGCCGGTAACGAGGTCGGTGGTGGACGGGGTCATGAGTAGTCCCATGGAGGTCTCCTTGACTACGGCCGGCAGGCCAACAGAGGGCTGCGATCGCACGCACTCCCGGTGAGGTTGTCACCCACGTTTCCGGCCGGGGCCTTGCCCCGGCAGATGTCTTCACGACCGGGGCAGCGGTATCGCAGCAGTTCAATACCTGTAACGTTTCGGGTCAATGTGTGTTACCTTGTGTCTCCGCCGGAAAGGTAGTCCCTGATCGCAATCGAGCGATCGAGCCTCCGGCGGTCAAGCCCCGAAGGATGAGTCATGGGTTTCGCCCTCAGCACGACACAGTCGGCCCAGTTCCTGGCCGAGCACCTCGCCACCCGCGGCGGCGCGCCGACAGTCACCAGTAAGAAGGTCTTCGAACTCGTGAAAGCCAATCTCTTTCATGACATCGGGGCAGGGGTACAGGTTCGCATCGACAGTGACGAGCTGACAGCATTCGTCGCGAGGACCCGTTTTGTTGCCGATCCGGCAGAACTGGGAGACACAGTCTTCCGAGTCAGCTGTCTGGCCCGAAAGCTGCGGAGCGATCGCATCGTGGAACGTGGCACAGGGAAGGTCCTGAGCACCCACATGGGTGTGGACTACGCCCAGCCATACCAGCTCGACGGCATCGAGGGCGTCTGGTCGGTGTCCGACGTGAACTGCCGCCACATCGTGGACAGAACGTGCCTGCTCTTGGCGACCTGCAAGGGGTATGTCCACCCCGAGCATGTCCGGTCAGTCATGGACTGGACCCGTATCGAGGCAAGCAAGCGCAAGTATTTCCACACCGAAGCAGCATCTGAAACGGTGAAACAGGTCGTAGGGACTGGCATCTGGGTCAATGTCCCGCCGGTACGCGAGTCGGATTTCCTGACCAAGAGTTGGTGATCGAGACGGTCCACAGCGAGTCCCTGGCTCACGTCAATCGGCCAGGGACTCGCCGTTTCCGGTTCAGAGTTGGCCGTCGAGGACGGCGAGTAGTTTCTCCATGATCTCGTCGGCCCGATCTTCGACATCGTCGAGGACATCAACGACATCGGTCAGGGAAGCCTGGGCCGTCCGACGTGCTTGCAGGCCGCGATCGTAGTAGCCGTCGTCGAGAACAGTCTCGGGGTACGTCGGCGGTTGGTACGGCTCGGGCACGTCGTCGTGACGAACTCGAGGACGGTACTGCCGGTGGGTAGGCGAACGCCCCGACAGATGAGTAGCCACGATCCCGGCAATCGAGTGCGCTGACAACGCGGATCGATCGAAGGGAGTGTGCCCCCACCGGTCGATGGGAGTGAAGATCGGGGCCGATTGCTGTTGTGCGAGAGCCCTATCAGTCAATGAGCGCGGAGAGAACTCGGTGGGTAGGCGGTCGGCGTCGAGCCTGTTGGCCAGCAGCCGGGTGGATGGGGCCCGGTCCTGGAAGTCGAGAATCTGGGCCCACCGCCGGTACACCTGGGCTGGAGAGACACTGCCCGGATATGGCGGTGCGGTGAGGATGATCCGGTGGCGTTCGATGACAAGGGTGTCGCCGGCCGCGCTCAAGTCAGCTCGTCGCAGAGCGCTGATCTGCTCAAAGCTCAACCCGGCGGCCGCCAACAGCAACAGGAGACCATCGCGGCGACCGAACAGTCCAGCGGTCCACCCAGCGGCGGGTAGGCGGTCGATGACACCGGCGACGTCTGCCGTCAGCCGCGCCAGTCGTTCGGCGCGCGTCTGGTTGACCATTTGTCGGACAGTCTCGGCGTCCCCGGGCGCCGGATGTTCGGTAGTGCGATGCACCGAGTTGATGACGGTGATCCTGCGACGCTGCGTCGACGCAGCGGCAGGATTCTCGGTGATGAAGCGTGCGAGGGTGTCCGGTGTGGCGGGGAGAGCCAGCCGATCACTGCCGGCGCACCAGTCGTCGAAGAGAGACCACACGGCACGATCACGTGCGGCGAGAGTCGGTGCGGCGTTCATCAGAGGCCGATGTCCGATACGGCGTTACCCATCAGCGGGGCGTATTCGCGGGCATAGACCTCGAGCATCCCGGTCGACTTGTGACCGGTCTGGCGCATGATGGCGTGAGCGTCTGCGCCATTGCGGAAAGCTTGAGTCACGAAACCTGCTCGCAGAGAGTGGCCTCCGAGTGAAGCGACGAGGCCTTCGTCGTAGCCGGCAGCGCCCGCGCGGCGCCGGACCGCAGCGTGCACTGCAGCACCCGAGAGCGCTGCGGTTGACAGATTCCCGTTCTTGGCAATGGCGCGAAAGAACGGCGTGGACTGGGGAACTCGCGGCAAGCTGTTCCTGCACACATGATCAGTGAAATCGGGTGCGGTGCGCAGGAGGCGGATCACCGCGGCGCGGCCGCCGCGCTCATGGGCGGCTACGACTTCCCACCAGCGCACAGCCGCACAGGGCGGACAGCTGGCGTGCGACACCGTGAACGGCAGCGCCCGGACAGCGCCGTGGCCCACCTGGTCTGTCTTGGACTTGCGCAGGTGAATATGTAGACCGTCGAGTCGATGAACGGCGACATCACCGCATCGCAGCCTGACCATCTCGCTTCGACGGAACGCACCGGCGAAACCCATGAGAAGCAGAGCACTGTCTCGCCGCTCGAGGACCTCGCTGGCCCATCCGGTGACCGCCTCGCGGCCGACGTTGACCATCGTCACGATGTCGACGACCAGGAGCGGAGCCATCTGTTTGCGCGGACGCTCACCGGCCGCGGCATACGTGCGCCGGATCCCCGCCAGTGTCGAACGCACAGCTTCGTGATCAGTGGGGCTGATATAGCCGCCACTGCGGTGGATGTGTGCGATCGAGGCGACCCACTTGGACATCGTGGCCGGCGCGTACGCGCGTTCACCGTTGTCACCCAGCGTCTCGGCCGCCTCGACGAGATAGGCAGCCACAGTCGCTGGGTGCGCAGGAAGAGCGGTGTGACCACCGACCTCGCACCACTGATCGAACCGACGCCAGGCCGAGGCATAAGCCTTCAGCGTGCTCTCCGAGCGCGATGCGGCCATCGATTGCGTGATCTTGGCGGCGGTGGCGTCACTGAGCTTGGGGGCCGGCGCGGCCGAGGACACCTCAGCGGTCCAGGTGACGGGTAGCGATCGATCTCCGAGTGTGGCCATACAGCCAGCGTACAAGGCAGATACGACAGCGTCGCAACCGTAAAAGTGTGTTGAGGTGGCCTTTTGCCCGAGACGCTGCGAGAAAGCGAATTCTCGTGGCCAACCGCGCATAGATCATAAGCGACAAGATGGCGGAGTAGAGAGCGACCGACGACGTGCGGCTTTCGATGTGTCGAGATGCAGCGAAGATTAACAAGGTGGTCCAGCTTGTTTAACAAGCCTGATCACGGCGTAAGAACCGCCCTGACTAGGGCAAACATGGTCGGTCGAGCGTTGCCCGTAGCCCGCGTTTTCGCGTGATTTCCTGCTAATTTTGCCGGGCAATCTATGCCTGGGAATCGCCGATTGCGCGGTGAAACCGGGCGACGAAGGGTCTGAAGTGACCGGCGTCTGGCGGCCGGCCATCGGCGATTGGCCAGTGGGATGAGCTCGTCTAATTCGCAGATGACGTTGGCGCTGGTTTTGGGGATGTGCTCGGCGGATTCGGCGCTTGTGTGGTGACTCCGTGACCGGGCTTGGTCAGCGGAAGGGTTGCGAGGTGCTTCTGGAGCCGCTTCGACATCGGCATGAACGTGACGAAGGTCAGGCTTCCCGAGACAACCGCTCCTACCAGCGGCACGACCTTGGCTGCGCTCTTGGCGAAGACCTGCTTGGTCATCTGAATGCCCAGGAGCCCTGCAACCTTCTTGACCACCGGATATATCGCACCCTTGGTGAGAGCCTTCTGCGGCAGCTTCCTGGCCACTTCACTTGCGATCAACTTCGAGACTTGCGCCACGCTGGCCTGGGCCGCGTTCACGCCAAACATCACGCCGATGAACAGCGTGAGCATGCTTTCGGTCGCGGAGTCCATTCCGTCGGCGTTGTCGTCGAAGAGCTCCGGCCAGCTGTAGATGTAGGCGAGTTTCTGGACGACGCGAAGAAGGTAGCCATAGTACTGTGCGATATCGGCCGGGACCGTGCCGATCGCTGCGAGGCCTCCGGGGATGCCAGCTGCCGTGGAAAGTGTCGTCACCTTGCCGGTCTCGTACTTGATCACGCTGTTGGCGATCTTGTCGATCACTTGAGGTGTTACGCCTGCTTCGGCCGGTGTTGTGGCGATAGCGAGTTTGATCTGCTCGTCGGTGCAGTATCGCTTCAGCTCTCTGCGGAGGAAGGCCTCCCGGTTGATCTGCACACCCGGCAGTTGAGCCGATGCCCGCAGCGTCTGCTCGAACTTCGTCGACGGCGCGACCTGATCGCCTTTGGCCATGGGAGCAACCTATAGCAACCTTCCGACACGGACCGCTGATGGGGCGGAGGAGACGTCGGCCTATCACGCGAAATGCCTCGCTGACCGTTTGTCGACTTCCTCCCTTAGCGGCTCTCCGACCTCGATTTCTTGCTAGATTTGCTGCTAATTCCTGCCGAAGCGGAGGTGTCACTTGACCGAGAGTTCCGGCGCGGCGGTGACTTGGCGGTTCCGATTCGCTGGCGACAAGGTGTCCCGTGTGTGGAACTGGCAGTCTGACGGTCCGCCGGATCTTGCACGTGTAGTTCCGATTCGCAAGCCTCGATCGTCGGAGCGACAACGGCACATACCGGTCACTGCGTATTCACTGACCATGCGCGACCACCTTGAACTCGAGTCGGGCCTCGAGCATGACCTCTTGCGACGCCTGGACCGGCTCCACGATGTCGTCGCGCTGGTACCGCAACCGTGTCAGCTGAAGCGGGGCGGA
This genomic window contains:
- a CDS encoding single-stranded DNA-binding protein, yielding MAGDTVITVIGNLTADPELRFTPSGAAVANFTVASTPRTFDRQTNEWKDGEALFLRCNIWRDAAENVTESLTKGSRVIVQGRLKQRSYETKEGERRTVVELEVDEIGPSLRYATAKVNRASRGGGGGGGFGSGGAGGSRGGGNSNQQVADDPWGSAPASSSFGGHNDEPPF
- a CDS encoding replication-associated recombination protein A, with product MTNHEPLAARMRPKTLDDLVGQDHLTTPGSPLQQLISGSIAAPSVLLWAPPATGKTSTARIIAENTESRFVELSATSAGVKEVRSAVTEAQAGLAADPPVSTVLFIDEIHRFSKAQQDILLPAVESGTVSLIGATTENPSFSVNPALRSRAILLRLKPLSQTSIVSILTAAVDSPRGLNSSVELPDDLALLIAGLSPGDARQALTVLELAAAAARADSRRSLCAGDVESIAPAALLRYDRGGDQHYDIVSALIKAMRGSDPDAALHWLARLIASGEDPRFIARRILIHASEDVGMADPTAIMVAHAASYAVATIGLPEARINLAQAVIHLSTARKSNSVIAAIDAAMADVEAGRTGPVPAHLRDAHYPGAQALGHGRGYLYPHDYPHGVGPSQQYGPDGLELNYYSPTSHGSEAAVAHAMSVVAHLRHPPHSDTNPDLT
- a CDS encoding site-specific integrase, with the protein product MSSAAPAPKLSDATAAKITQSMAASRSESTLKAYASAWRRFDQWCEVGGHTALPAHPATVAAYLVEAAETLGDNGERAYAPATMSKWVASIAHIHRSGGYISPTDHEAVRSTLAGIRRTYAAAGERPRKQMAPLLVVDIVTMVNVGREAVTGWASEVLERRDSALLLMGFAGAFRRSEMVRLRCGDVAVHRLDGLHIHLRKSKTDQVGHGAVRALPFTVSHASCPPCAAVRWWEVVAAHERGGRAAVIRLLRTAPDFTDHVCRNSLPRVPQSTPFFRAIAKNGNLSTAALSGAAVHAAVRRRAGAAGYDEGLVASLGGHSLRAGFVTQAFRNGADAHAIMRQTGHKSTGMLEVYAREYAPLMGNAVSDIGL